In Sphingopyxis sp. FD7, a single window of DNA contains:
- a CDS encoding uracil-DNA glycosylase yields MEIDSPLPGTEPPRDCPRCPRLVALRRACQAEHPDWWNAPVHAFGDPDAWLALAGLAPGKHGANRTGRPFTGDYAGDLLFRTLAAFGLSRGDYDARIDDGLALDGAIIVNSVKCLPPQNKPTPTEIANCRPFFERQLAALPKVRVIVALGRIAHDAVLRAVGVRLAAFPFAHGAVHALPDGRHLVDSYHCSRYNTNTGRLTPEMFADVFRRALALHEESA; encoded by the coding sequence ATGGAAATTGATAGCCCGTTGCCCGGAACCGAGCCGCCGCGCGATTGTCCACGCTGCCCGCGCCTCGTCGCGCTGCGCCGGGCGTGTCAGGCCGAACATCCCGACTGGTGGAACGCGCCGGTCCATGCCTTCGGCGATCCCGATGCATGGCTGGCGCTGGCCGGACTGGCGCCGGGCAAGCATGGGGCGAACCGGACGGGGAGGCCGTTCACCGGCGACTATGCGGGCGACCTGTTGTTCAGGACGCTCGCCGCGTTCGGGCTGAGCCGGGGCGATTATGATGCGCGGATCGACGATGGGCTGGCGCTCGACGGCGCGATCATCGTCAACAGCGTCAAATGCCTGCCGCCGCAGAACAAGCCGACGCCCACCGAAATCGCGAATTGCAGGCCCTTTTTCGAGCGGCAGCTTGCGGCCTTGCCGAAGGTGCGGGTGATCGTCGCGCTCGGACGGATCGCCCATGATGCGGTGCTGCGCGCCGTCGGCGTCCGCCTTGCCGCCTTTCCCTTCGCGCATGGCGCGGTCCACGCGCTGCCCGATGGGCGACATCTGGTCGATAGCTATCATTGCTCGCGTTACAACACGAACACCGGGCGGCTGACGCCGGAGATGTTCGCCGACGTCTTTCGTAGGGCGCTGGCGTTGCACGAAGAGAGCGCTTGA
- a CDS encoding HvfC/BufC N-terminal domain-containing protein has protein sequence MRDGDQAAVAATLLHGPRHLPTGLFAGTEAAVLRGLRVHANTISHARLVALEDTFPRLREHLGEGVFNRLSRAFIDSGGAERRALADIGAGLADWLDDPLAADIARVEWAWLESYHAADAPALRLGDLARCDEAALIATPVRRHPAARIVPLAADAAPRLDPAFAPGTAAILITRPDAEVRLFAAHPADAAVLDAAADISPLGNLIALLGENHPGGGAAIAALIEAGAFAKVER, from the coding sequence ATGCGTGACGGCGATCAGGCGGCGGTGGCGGCGACGTTGCTCCACGGTCCTCGGCACCTGCCGACCGGCCTGTTCGCCGGGACCGAGGCGGCGGTGCTGCGCGGGCTGCGCGTCCACGCCAACACCATTTCGCACGCGCGCCTCGTGGCGCTCGAAGACACGTTTCCGCGCCTCCGCGAGCATTTGGGGGAAGGCGTGTTCAACCGCCTCTCGCGCGCCTTCATCGACTCGGGCGGAGCCGAGCGGCGCGCGCTCGCCGACATCGGCGCGGGATTGGCCGACTGGCTGGATGATCCGCTCGCCGCTGACATCGCGCGCGTCGAATGGGCGTGGCTCGAAAGCTATCATGCCGCCGATGCCCCCGCGCTCCGGCTCGGCGACCTGGCCAGGTGCGACGAAGCTGCGCTGATCGCGACGCCGGTTCGCCGTCACCCCGCCGCGCGCATCGTGCCCCTCGCGGCCGATGCGGCGCCGCGCCTCGATCCCGCCTTCGCGCCCGGCACGGCAGCCATCCTCATCACCCGCCCCGATGCCGAGGTGCGGCTGTTCGCCGCGCATCCGGCGGATGCCGCGGTGCTCGATGCCGCGGCGGACATATCGCCGCTCGGTAACCTTATCGCGCTGCTGGGCGAAAACCATCCCGGCGGCGGGGCGGCGATCGCGGCGCTGATCGAGGCCGGGGCTTTTGCAAAGGTGGAAAGATGA
- a CDS encoding DoxX family protein, with protein MKRLFGFYDRAVGMASSRIAEGAALLLLRVALAGVFWRSGQTKVAEGGFPAIDPIQYDLFANEFSGLPLDPALAVPLTVWAEHLFPALLLFGLATRFSAAALLVMTLVIQIFVFPDAWWPVHSLWAAMAAMLIVRGGGLFSLDALFARLRRR; from the coding sequence ATGAAACGCTTGTTTGGTTTTTACGATCGCGCCGTCGGGATGGCATCGTCGCGGATCGCCGAGGGTGCAGCGCTGTTGCTGCTGCGCGTCGCGCTCGCGGGAGTCTTCTGGCGCTCGGGCCAGACCAAGGTCGCCGAGGGCGGCTTTCCAGCTATCGACCCCATACAATATGATCTGTTCGCGAACGAGTTTTCCGGCCTGCCGCTCGATCCCGCGCTCGCGGTGCCGCTGACGGTCTGGGCCGAGCATCTGTTCCCAGCGTTGCTGCTTTTCGGCCTCGCGACGCGCTTTTCGGCGGCGGCGCTGCTCGTGATGACGCTCGTCATCCAGATCTTCGTCTTTCCCGACGCCTGGTGGCCGGTGCATTCGCTCTGGGCGGCGATGGCGGCGATGCTGATCGTGCGCGGCGGCGGGCTGTTCTCGCTCGACGCGCTCTTTGCTAGGCTGCGCCGGAGATGA
- the bufB gene encoding MNIO family bufferin maturase: MASVPLHTLPPRAGIGLKARHYADVLAAAERGAAPAWAEVHPQNYFGAGGPPHRWLTAIADVMPISFHSVGLSLGSAAGVDRDELDALARLCDRYQPAMVSDHLSWSSTPRDRFPDLLPIPYTDAALDHFAREVDHVQDRLGRRILIENPSRYLAYARDDWDELSFLHELCRRSGCGLLLDINNVEVSAFNLGLDPAPWLDAIDPALVGEIHVAGHAVKDDGDGGRIAIDDHGSSVRDSCWALLARFIRRAGPRPVLVEWDSGVPDFAVLMAEAGKADALLEPVDA, translated from the coding sequence ATGGCTTCCGTCCCGCTCCACACACTGCCGCCGCGCGCCGGTATCGGGCTGAAGGCCCGGCACTATGCCGACGTGCTGGCGGCCGCGGAGCGGGGCGCGGCGCCCGCCTGGGCCGAAGTTCACCCCCAAAATTACTTCGGCGCGGGCGGGCCGCCGCATCGCTGGCTCACGGCGATTGCGGACGTCATGCCGATCAGCTTCCATTCGGTCGGCCTGTCGCTCGGGTCGGCGGCGGGTGTCGACCGCGACGAACTCGACGCGCTCGCGCGCCTTTGCGACCGTTACCAGCCCGCGATGGTGTCCGACCATCTGAGCTGGAGCAGCACCCCGCGCGACAGATTTCCCGACCTGCTTCCGATTCCTTACACTGACGCGGCGCTCGATCATTTCGCGCGCGAGGTCGATCATGTGCAGGACCGGCTCGGCCGTCGCATTCTGATCGAAAATCCCTCGCGTTATCTTGCCTATGCGCGCGATGACTGGGACGAGCTGTCGTTCCTCCACGAACTTTGTCGCCGCAGCGGCTGCGGCCTGCTGCTCGACATCAACAATGTCGAGGTCTCGGCCTTCAATCTCGGCCTCGATCCCGCGCCGTGGCTCGACGCGATCGATCCCGCGCTTGTCGGTGAAATCCATGTCGCGGGTCACGCGGTCAAGGATGACGGTGACGGCGGCCGGATCGCGATCGACGATCATGGTTCGTCGGTGCGCGACAGCTGCTGGGCGCTGCTCGCCCGCTTTATCCGCCGCGCGGGGCCGCGGCCCGTCCTTGTCGAATGGGACAGCGGCGTGCCCGATTTCGCCGTGCTGATGGCCGAGGCGGGCAAGGCCGACGCCTTGCTGGAGCCGGTCGATGCGTGA
- a CDS encoding BufA1 family periplasmic bufferin-type metallophore, with protein MTNSLKLSLAASAVLALAAGQALTGTAIAAEGAKDAKERCYGVALKGKNDCAAGPGTSCAGTSTVDYQGNAWKYVAKGSCEKMGGTLTAHKGNAKPVPKKG; from the coding sequence ATGACCAATTCGTTGAAACTGTCGCTTGCCGCGTCGGCGGTGCTTGCGCTTGCCGCGGGCCAGGCGCTCACGGGCACCGCGATCGCCGCCGAAGGCGCGAAGGACGCCAAGGAAAGATGCTACGGCGTCGCGCTCAAGGGCAAGAATGACTGCGCCGCCGGTCCGGGCACAAGCTGCGCCGGCACCTCGACCGTCGATTATCAGGGTAACGCCTGGAAATATGTCGCCAAGGGCAGCTGCGAAAAGATGGGCGGCACGTTGACCGCGCACAAGGGCAACGCCAAGCCGGTGCCGAAGAAGGGCTGA
- a CDS encoding alpha/beta hydrolase, translating to MTDGPTHFRRPDVAAFLAFLNAQEGPKMEEMPPEGAREMFRAMGQLADAPRGEIAHVEDRAIPGPAGEIRVRIYDNRPAREPGPVMVFYHGGGWVIGDLDTHDPYCAEAARQLDMPVIAVDYRLAPEHPFPAAPEDCEAATRWVADNIPCTGLVLSGESAGGNLTIATALTLRDKPASKPVVAIHPIYPAVTTHDDWQSYRDFGEGHLLTQGSMTWFGNHYAADPADYRASPLDFPAEGLPPTLLVTAGLDPLRDQGRAYAAKLIEAGVPTSFREAKGNIHGYINLTRAIPSAKDDIRGALTILKAIVAEASGAA from the coding sequence ATGACCGATGGCCCCACCCATTTCAGGCGCCCCGACGTGGCGGCTTTCCTCGCCTTCCTGAACGCGCAGGAAGGACCGAAGATGGAGGAAATGCCGCCCGAAGGCGCGCGCGAGATGTTTCGGGCAATGGGCCAGCTTGCCGACGCCCCGCGCGGCGAGATCGCGCATGTCGAGGATCGCGCCATCCCCGGACCCGCGGGCGAGATTCGGGTTCGCATCTATGACAATCGCCCGGCCCGCGAGCCCGGCCCCGTCATGGTCTTCTATCACGGCGGCGGCTGGGTGATCGGCGACCTCGACACGCACGATCCTTATTGCGCCGAAGCCGCGCGGCAGCTCGACATGCCCGTGATCGCGGTCGATTACCGCCTCGCCCCGGAACACCCCTTCCCCGCCGCGCCTGAGGATTGCGAAGCGGCGACGCGCTGGGTCGCCGACAACATCCCCTGCACCGGCCTTGTGCTTTCGGGCGAAAGCGCCGGCGGCAATCTGACCATCGCGACCGCGCTCACGCTGCGCGACAAGCCGGCGTCGAAACCCGTCGTCGCGATCCACCCCATCTACCCCGCCGTGACGACGCACGACGACTGGCAAAGCTATCGCGATTTCGGCGAGGGCCATCTGCTCACCCAGGGCAGCATGACCTGGTTCGGCAATCATTATGCTGCGGATCCCGCCGACTATCGCGCCTCGCCGCTCGATTTTCCGGCCGAGGGCCTGCCGCCGACGCTGCTGGTCACCGCGGGGCTCGACCCCTTGCGCGATCAGGGCCGCGCCTATGCCGCCAAGCTCATCGAAGCGGGCGTGCCCACCAGCTTTCGCGAGGCAAAGGGCAATATCCACGGCTATATCAACCTGACGCGAGCCATTCCGAGCGCGAAGGACGATATTCGCGGCGCCCTCACCATATTGAAAGCGATCGTCGCCGAGGCTAGCGGAGCCGCATGA
- a CDS encoding RNA pyrophosphohydrolase, which translates to MIDHDKLPYRPCAGVMLANRDGRVFVGQRLDTSSEAWQMPQGGIDAGEDAEEAAIRELGEETGVHGGLVDIIARSREEYFYDLPDHLIGKMWGGKYRGQRQHWFLMRFMGEDSDINIHTSHQEFRAWKWVELNEIEKLIVPFKRALYRGLVEEFGPLV; encoded by the coding sequence ATGATCGATCACGACAAGCTCCCCTATCGCCCCTGCGCGGGCGTGATGCTCGCCAACCGCGATGGCCGCGTTTTCGTCGGCCAGCGGCTCGATACGTCGAGCGAGGCGTGGCAGATGCCGCAGGGCGGGATCGACGCGGGCGAGGACGCCGAAGAGGCGGCGATCCGCGAGCTTGGCGAGGAAACCGGCGTCCATGGCGGGCTCGTCGACATCATCGCGCGCAGCCGCGAGGAGTATTTCTATGACCTGCCCGACCATCTGATCGGCAAGATGTGGGGCGGCAAATATCGCGGCCAGCGCCAGCACTGGTTCCTGATGCGCTTCATGGGCGAGGACAGCGACATCAACATCCACACCAGCCATCAGGAGTTCCGCGCCTGGAAGTGGGTCGAGCTGAACGAGATCGAAAAGCTGATCGTTCCGTTCAAACGCGCGCTTTATCGCGGGTTGGTCGAGGAGTTCGGCCCGCTCGTCTGA
- a CDS encoding TMEM165/GDT1 family protein produces MEALFTSTAIVALAEIGDKTQLLAILLAARFGRPLPIIFGILVATLANHALAALLGAQAAALLDSPVFRYAIGVSFIAMAAWTLVPDTFDDEDAPRPRFGAFLTTLVAFFLVEMGDKTQVATIALGAQYQAVAAVTVGTTLGMMIANVPAIFLGNELLKRVDLAKIRLVAAVLFLAIGVWVLAQTAGGWGKPSTHPVIASAAKQSPVR; encoded by the coding sequence ATGGAAGCCCTGTTCACCTCGACCGCTATCGTCGCGCTCGCCGAAATCGGTGACAAGACACAGCTGCTAGCCATATTGCTCGCGGCGCGCTTCGGCCGCCCGCTGCCGATCATCTTCGGCATATTGGTCGCAACACTCGCGAACCATGCGCTCGCGGCGCTGCTCGGTGCGCAGGCGGCCGCCCTTCTCGACAGCCCGGTCTTTCGTTACGCGATCGGCGTTTCGTTCATCGCCATGGCGGCGTGGACGCTGGTGCCCGACACATTCGATGACGAGGATGCGCCCAGGCCGCGTTTCGGCGCCTTTCTGACGACGCTCGTTGCCTTCTTCCTCGTTGAAATGGGCGACAAGACGCAGGTGGCGACGATTGCGCTCGGCGCGCAATATCAGGCGGTCGCGGCGGTCACGGTGGGCACGACACTCGGCATGATGATCGCCAATGTGCCCGCGATCTTCCTTGGAAACGAACTGCTGAAGCGCGTTGACTTGGCCAAGATACGCCTTGTTGCGGCGGTGTTGTTCCTCGCGATTGGTGTATGGGTGCTCGCGCAGACGGCGGGTGGCTGGGGTAAGCCCAGCACCCACCCAGTCATTGCGAGCGCAGCGAAGCAATCTCCAGTTCGATAG
- a CDS encoding sigma-70 family RNA polymerase sigma factor produces MSLDEPSLARLMAASQRGDRAAYRALLGDCRLWLARYFARRIAPHQIDDLIQETLVSMHRKLATWDSGRAFLPWLAAIARYRWIDMLRRQRDEAELGDNDAAVGAEDEAVHARLSIDRLMTLLPPGQAQAITLVKIEGASIAEASQICGQSESLVKVNIHRGLKKLAQLIESE; encoded by the coding sequence ATGAGCCTCGACGAACCTTCGCTCGCGCGGTTGATGGCCGCATCGCAGCGGGGGGACCGCGCGGCCTATCGCGCGCTGCTCGGTGATTGCCGCCTCTGGCTCGCGCGCTATTTCGCGCGCCGTATCGCGCCGCATCAGATCGACGATCTGATACAGGAAACGCTTGTGTCGATGCACCGCAAGCTCGCGACATGGGACAGCGGCCGCGCTTTCCTGCCCTGGCTCGCGGCGATCGCGCGTTACCGCTGGATCGACATGCTGCGCCGTCAACGGGACGAGGCGGAACTTGGCGACAATGACGCCGCGGTAGGCGCGGAGGACGAAGCGGTCCATGCGCGGCTCAGTATCGACCGGCTGATGACATTGCTGCCGCCTGGCCAGGCGCAGGCGATCACGCTGGTCAAGATCGAGGGCGCCTCGATTGCCGAAGCATCGCAAATCTGCGGCCAGAGCGAGTCGCTGGTGAAGGTGAACATTCATCGCGGCCTCAAAAAACTCGCACAACTTATTGAAAGTGAATGA
- the folK gene encoding 2-amino-4-hydroxy-6-hydroxymethyldihydropteridine diphosphokinase has translation MSNAMPLPLYAIGLGSNRRHARYGDPRAVLLAALAALESDDIEAVDASPIIASDPVGPSRRRYANAVALVASKLSPPEMLERLQDIEARFGRRIGQRWGARTLDLDILLWSGGAWSDAALTIPHPALADRAFVLGPLRAIVPDWRHPLHARSIRQLAAQLVRPKPVDRRAAAH, from the coding sequence ATGAGCAACGCAATGCCGCTGCCCCTCTATGCGATCGGCCTCGGGTCGAACCGGCGCCATGCGCGCTATGGCGATCCGCGCGCGGTGCTGCTCGCGGCGCTCGCCGCGCTGGAGAGCGACGACATCGAGGCGGTTGACGCCAGCCCGATCATCGCCAGCGATCCCGTCGGCCCCTCGCGCCGCCGCTACGCCAATGCCGTCGCGCTCGTCGCCTCGAAGCTGAGCCCGCCCGAAATGCTCGAACGGTTGCAGGACATCGAGGCGCGCTTCGGCCGCCGCATAGGCCAGCGCTGGGGCGCCCGCACACTCGACCTCGACATATTGCTCTGGTCGGGCGGCGCCTGGTCCGACGCGGCGCTGACCATCCCGCACCCCGCGCTTGCCGATCGCGCCTTCGTGCTCGGCCCGCTCCGCGCGATCGTGCCCGATTGGCGCCACCCGCTCCACGCGCGCAGCATCCGCCAGCTCGCCGCGCAGCTCGTCCGTCCAAAGCCGGTTGACCGGCGCGCCGCGGCGCACTAG
- a CDS encoding NAD-dependent epimerase/dehydratase family protein yields the protein MSTLITGAAGFIGMQVAAALLRRGEAVVGIDNFTPYYSVELKRARVARLDADSGGLFTFLDVDFGDAAALDNALAGQRIDRIVHLGAQPGVRYSLENPAAYVHSNVAGHVNILELARHRAILHLVYASSSSVYGMRADTPFRVADRADTPISLYAATKRADELLSETYAHLFRIPQTGLRFFTVYGPWGRPDMAMWKFTEAVLQGRPIDVYNHGDMRRDFTFIDDIVNGVVLALDHPPADDGREKPGGFTTPHRIYNIGNNQPEKLTDMIAAIEQACGRKAEINLLPMQDGDVYQTAADIGDIQRDLGFAPTTPISVGISAFVEWYRKDWLPRSA from the coding sequence TTGTCGACGCTGATTACGGGCGCTGCCGGATTCATCGGGATGCAGGTCGCGGCGGCCTTGCTTCGCCGCGGCGAAGCGGTTGTCGGCATCGACAATTTCACGCCCTATTATTCGGTCGAGCTCAAACGCGCGCGCGTGGCGCGGCTCGATGCCGATTCTGGCGGCCTGTTCACCTTCCTCGACGTCGACTTTGGCGATGCTGCGGCGCTCGATAATGCGCTGGCGGGCCAAAGGATCGACCGGATCGTCCATCTCGGCGCCCAGCCCGGCGTCCGCTATTCGCTCGAAAATCCCGCCGCCTATGTCCACTCGAACGTCGCCGGGCATGTCAACATCCTCGAACTCGCGCGGCATCGCGCGATTTTGCATCTCGTCTATGCCTCCTCCTCCTCGGTCTATGGCATGCGCGCCGACACGCCCTTCCGGGTCGCCGACCGCGCCGACACGCCGATCTCGCTCTATGCGGCGACCAAGCGCGCCGACGAATTGCTGAGCGAAACATACGCGCATCTGTTCCGCATTCCCCAGACCGGCCTGCGCTTTTTCACCGTCTATGGCCCGTGGGGACGCCCCGACATGGCGATGTGGAAGTTTACCGAGGCGGTGCTGCAAGGTCGGCCGATCGACGTCTATAATCATGGCGATATGCGCCGCGACTTCACCTTTATCGACGATATTGTGAACGGCGTGGTTCTGGCGCTCGACCACCCGCCCGCCGACGACGGGCGCGAGAAGCCGGGCGGTTTCACGACTCCGCACCGGATCTACAACATCGGCAACAACCAGCCGGAAAAGCTGACCGATATGATTGCCGCCATCGAGCAGGCGTGCGGTCGCAAGGCCGAAATCAACCTGCTGCCGATGCAGGATGGCGACGTCTATCAGACCGCAGCCGATATCGGCGATATCCAACGCGATCTTGGCTTTGCACCGACAACGCCGATTTCGGTCGGGATTTCCGCCTTTGTCGAATGGTATCGGAAAGACTGGCTGCCACGAAGCGCCTGA
- the galE gene encoding UDP-glucose 4-epimerase GalE, which translates to MNILLTGGAGYIGSHVAATLAAAGHRVTCFDNLSNSDAAVIDRLEAITGAVIPLVVGDIRDGDALRRAMRGHAIEAVIHFAGLKAVGESVAEPIRYYDNNVRGTLSLIEAMIDCGARRLVFSSSATVYGQPQYLPLDEDHPTSATNPYGRTKLMIEEMLGDIAAADPDWRIAILRYFNPVGAHDSGLIGENPNGVPNNLMPFISRVAAGRLSELSVFGDDYDTHDGTGVRDYIHVVDLAAGHAAALDAIVGADRSLSIWNLGTGQGYSVLDMIKAFERVNGVAIPYRIAPRRAGDVASCFASPDRAARELGWTAERDLDAMCASSWRFERMLATRNAD; encoded by the coding sequence ATGAACATCCTTCTGACCGGCGGCGCCGGATATATCGGCAGCCATGTGGCGGCGACGTTGGCGGCGGCGGGGCACCGCGTGACCTGTTTCGACAATCTGTCGAACAGCGACGCAGCGGTGATCGACCGGCTGGAAGCGATCACCGGCGCGGTGATCCCGCTGGTGGTCGGCGACATCCGCGACGGCGACGCGCTGCGCCGTGCGATGCGCGGCCACGCGATCGAGGCGGTGATCCATTTCGCCGGATTGAAAGCCGTCGGTGAGTCGGTGGCCGAGCCGATCCGCTATTATGACAATAATGTCCGCGGCACGCTGTCGCTGATCGAGGCGATGATCGACTGCGGCGCCAGGCGGCTGGTTTTTTCGTCGAGCGCCACCGTTTACGGCCAGCCGCAATATCTGCCGCTGGACGAGGATCATCCGACGTCGGCGACCAACCCCTATGGCCGCACCAAGCTGATGATCGAAGAGATGCTGGGCGACATCGCCGCCGCCGATCCCGACTGGCGGATCGCGATCCTGCGCTATTTCAACCCCGTCGGCGCGCACGACAGCGGACTGATCGGCGAGAACCCCAATGGCGTCCCCAATAATCTGATGCCCTTCATCAGCCGCGTCGCGGCGGGCCGGCTCAGCGAATTGTCGGTGTTCGGCGACGATTATGACACGCACGACGGCACGGGGGTGCGCGACTATATCCATGTCGTCGATCTGGCGGCCGGGCACGCGGCGGCGCTGGACGCCATTGTCGGGGCCGACCGGTCACTGTCGATCTGGAACCTCGGCACCGGCCAGGGCTATTCGGTGCTCGACATGATCAAGGCGTTCGAGCGCGTGAACGGCGTCGCCATCCCCTATCGCATCGCGCCGCGCCGCGCGGGCGACGTTGCCAGCTGCTTCGCCAGCCCCGACCGCGCCGCGCGCGAGCTGGGCTGGACCGCGGAGCGCGACCTTGACGCCATGTGCGCGTCGAGCTGGCGCTTCGAGCGGATGCTGGCGACGCGCAACGCGGATTGA
- a CDS encoding NrsF family protein: MNDASIDELIDGLADELKPVPPKKMVRGLAWTAAGWVGGAVLLLWLYGMRHDLAAGGMPALSMLSFWLIAATGVAAAWSALRMGLPGVGRDYSGWRWAVLAALSLPLAALLLAFGDTHAAIDAAHGGLDAHCLSLGIASGLGVGAALFLWLRSGAPTSPARAGWVIGLASGAAGATIVALHCADDNLIHIALWHGLAVVISALAGRLILPRFLRW; the protein is encoded by the coding sequence ATGAACGACGCATCGATCGACGAACTGATCGACGGACTGGCCGACGAACTAAAACCCGTGCCACCCAAAAAGATGGTTCGGGGTCTGGCGTGGACGGCTGCGGGCTGGGTTGGCGGTGCAGTGCTGCTCCTGTGGCTTTACGGGATGCGTCACGACCTTGCCGCGGGCGGGATGCCCGCGCTGTCGATGCTCAGCTTCTGGCTGATCGCGGCCACGGGCGTCGCCGCGGCGTGGAGCGCGTTGCGCATGGGTCTGCCCGGCGTCGGGCGCGACTATAGCGGCTGGCGCTGGGCGGTGCTCGCGGCGCTGTCCTTGCCGCTCGCGGCATTGCTGCTGGCGTTCGGCGACACTCATGCGGCGATCGACGCGGCGCACGGCGGGCTCGACGCGCATTGCCTGTCGCTCGGCATTGCGTCGGGGCTGGGCGTCGGCGCGGCGCTGTTCCTGTGGCTCAGGTCTGGCGCGCCGACCTCACCGGCGCGGGCGGGCTGGGTGATCGGCCTCGCCTCGGGCGCCGCGGGTGCCACGATCGTCGCGCTGCATTGCGCCGACGACAATCTGATCCACATCGCATTGTGGCATGGATTGGCGGTGGTCATCTCGGCGCTCGCCGGGCGGCTGATTCTGCCGCGTTTCCTGCGGTGGTGA